Proteins encoded by one window of Dioscorea cayenensis subsp. rotundata cultivar TDr96_F1 chromosome 6, TDr96_F1_v2_PseudoChromosome.rev07_lg8_w22 25.fasta, whole genome shotgun sequence:
- the LOC120263717 gene encoding uncharacterized protein LOC120263717 codes for MSGGEVRRVSHQDIQLVQNLIERCLQLYMNQREVVDTLLMQAKIEPGFTELVWQKLEEENREFFKAYHVRLVLKDQIQLFNKLLDKQVELMRKICPSGVGSVSPSNGTNSSTLHQTPYFVNEQASASGPANLLCSGDPTSAMLNGGSTGNQPMQVNNDGPFCAATDISTSMLSTQNSNMGMLQGMNGTTIKSEPCYSNGAEFAFCADNGFLNARSGIEDASVASFGSSDLTGPPLNETLLDVDPSIGFLSQIPRSFSFSDLTEDFTQCNDILENYGRSPFLASEANNFSDSPLGDCKDETRRLGTISECLSHEDFGSD; via the exons ATGTCTGGTGGAGAAGTGCGGAGAGTGTCTCATCAAGATATACAACTT GTACAAAATCTTATTGAGCGATGTCTTCAGTTGTATATGAACCAGAGAGAAGTAGTGGACACCCTTTTAATGCAGGCCAAGATTGAACCTGGTTTTACAGAGCTTg TTTGGCAAAAGCTGGAAGAAGAAAACCGAGAATTTTTCAAGGCATATCATGTCAGACTCGTACTTAAGGACCAAATACAGCTTTTCAACAAGCTCCTTGACAAGCAGGTTGAACTTATGCGTAAAATATGCCCATCTGGTGTGGGTTCTGTGTCTCCTTCAAATGGCACTAATTCTTCAACAT TGCATCAAACTCCATACTTTGTCAATGAACAAGCTTCAGCCTCAGGACCAGCTAATCTTCTTTGCAGTGGAGATCCTACTAGTGCAATGCTAAATGGTGGGTCCACAGGAAACCAACCAATGCAGGTGAATAATGATGGTCCATTCTGTGCTGCGACGGACATTTCAACTAGCATGCTGTCAACTCAGAATTCTAACATGGGAATGCTCCAAGGAATGAATGGAACAACGATTAAATCAGAACCATGCTATTCAAATGGTGCTGAATTTGCATTCTGTGCAGACAATGGTTTCCTGAATGCTCGCTCAGGAATTGAAGATGCATCTGTTGCATCCTTTGGCAGCTCAGATTTGACAGGACCGCCATTAAATGAGACACTCTTGGATGTTGATCCATCAATTGGATTTCTTAGTCAGATTCCTAGGAGCTTCAGTTTTTCAGACTTAACAGAAGACTTCACTCAGTGCAATG ATATACTGGAGAATTATGGTAGGTCTCCCTTTCTCGCATCTGAAGCAAATAACTTCTCTGACTCTCCCTTAGGTGACTGTAAAG ATGAGACTAGACGCTTGGGCACCATTTCTGAATGCCTAAGTCATGAGGATTTTGGAAGTGATTGA